The following proteins are encoded in a genomic region of Thiomonas sp. X19:
- a CDS encoding acyl-CoA dehydrogenase family protein, protein MDIDLTPEHAAFRTEVRAFLDTALPGDIRRKVLCGSRLEKDDFVRWQRILHAHGWAAPNWPEQCGGTGWSAVQQVLFDEECALAGAPRQLPFGLKMLAPVLLRFGSEAQRQTLLPDIASGAVWWCQGYSEPGSGSDLASLKTRALRDGDDYIVTGQKTWTTLGQYADWIFCLVRTDATAQQQQGISFLLIDMRAPGVTVRPIITLDGEHEVNEVWFDAVRVPVANRVGEENQGWTIAKYLLGHERSNIAGVGIAKRELARLKDIVARADANGRRLRGDALFAVRVAQVEIDLLALEATQLRMLQRDGPPGPESSMLKVLGSELQQRLSELLMHAAGQRALPFGLAAEGADAPGTENQGDELLAAQYANWRKLSIFGGSNEIQKNILTRALGL, encoded by the coding sequence ATGGATATCGACCTGACTCCTGAGCACGCCGCTTTCCGCACCGAAGTGCGCGCCTTTTTAGACACGGCCCTGCCAGGCGATATTCGCCGCAAGGTGTTGTGCGGCTCGCGTCTGGAGAAAGACGATTTCGTGCGCTGGCAACGCATCCTGCATGCCCATGGCTGGGCCGCGCCGAATTGGCCGGAACAATGCGGCGGCACCGGCTGGAGCGCTGTCCAGCAGGTCCTGTTCGACGAGGAATGCGCCCTCGCCGGTGCGCCGCGGCAACTGCCCTTCGGTCTGAAGATGCTGGCCCCGGTGCTGCTGCGCTTCGGCAGCGAAGCCCAGCGCCAGACCCTGCTGCCCGACATTGCCAGCGGTGCCGTGTGGTGGTGCCAGGGCTATTCCGAGCCGGGTTCCGGCTCGGACCTGGCCTCGCTCAAGACCCGTGCGCTGCGCGACGGCGACGACTACATCGTCACCGGCCAGAAAACATGGACCACGCTGGGCCAATATGCCGACTGGATTTTTTGCCTGGTGCGCACCGACGCCACGGCCCAGCAACAGCAAGGCATTTCCTTCCTGCTCATCGACATGCGCGCGCCCGGCGTCACGGTGCGCCCCATCATCACCCTGGACGGCGAGCACGAGGTCAACGAGGTCTGGTTCGACGCCGTGCGCGTGCCCGTGGCCAACCGCGTCGGCGAAGAGAACCAGGGCTGGACCATCGCCAAATATCTGCTCGGTCACGAGCGCAGCAATATTGCCGGCGTGGGCATCGCCAAGCGGGAGCTGGCACGCCTGAAGGACATCGTCGCCCGGGCCGACGCCAACGGTCGACGCCTGCGCGGGGATGCGCTGTTTGCGGTGCGCGTCGCCCAGGTCGAGATCGACCTGCTGGCGCTGGAAGCGACGCAACTGCGCATGCTGCAACGCGATGGCCCGCCAGGGCCGGAAAGCTCCATGCTCAAGGTGCTGGGCAGCGAGCTGCAGCAGCGCCTGTCCGAACTGCTGATGCACGCCGCGGGCCAGCGCGCCCTGCCCTTTGGGCTTGCCGCCGAAGGCGCGGATGCGCCCGGGACTGAAAACCAGGGTGATGAACTGCTCG